The Xenopus laevis strain J_2021 chromosome 7S, Xenopus_laevis_v10.1, whole genome shotgun sequence genome includes a window with the following:
- the LOC121396231 gene encoding cAMP-dependent protein kinase type 3-like, whose amino-acid sequence MAPEILQEKPYNAAVDWWSCGITICKIASGENPFYRFTKQELIDSIINDEPEIPNWLDDDLIHLLKKVGSNRGTEI is encoded by the exons ATGGCCCCAGAG ATTCTGCAAGAAAAACCTTACAATGCAGCAGTCGACTGGTGGTCCTGTGGCATCACCATCTGCAAAATAGCCTCCGGAGAGAACCCTTTTTACAGGTTTACCAAACAGGAGCTCATTGATTCGATCATCAACGATGAgcctgaaataccaaactggctGGATGATGATTTAATACATCTGCTGAAAAAGGTGGGTAGCAACAGAGGGACAGAGATAtag